From bacterium:
GACGAGATATTTTTAAAACATGCGAAAGGAGAGAAGAGTTCAGCGGGCACTCTTTTCATTGAGACTCTCAATCCAGTCGAATTCTTAAAACTGGGAGAACAAGTGCTTCTGGCAGATGGACTGCTCGAATTGCGCTGTGTCGAGATCCTGTCAGATAAAGTCCGTTGTGAAGTGAGTAAGGGTGGTCGCATCCGTTCTCGCGTGGGGATTGCCTTTCCCGATAGCGATATTGACCTTCCGGCTACGACTGATAAAGATTACCGAGACCTGGCATGGGGAATCCAACATGACGTCGATTATGTCGCTATCTCTTTTGTGAATACCGCAGAAGATATTATTCAGTTACGGGAAGAGATTACACGACAAGGTGGTCATTCAAAGCTGATTGCAAAAATTGAAAGAAAGTCAGCCCTACGAAATATCGAGGGGATACTGGAAGCGTGCGATGGTCTCATGGTAGCTCGCGGAGACCTGGGACTTGAGCTTCCATTAGAGAAAGTACCACGTGTGCAAAAAGCGCTGATTGAAAAAGCGAACTATCGGGGTATTCCCGTCATCGTTGCAACACAGATGCTGCACTCGATGGTCACATCGATCAGACCAACACGTGCCGAGGCGTCAGATATTGCGACAGCAGTTATGTCAGGGGCCGATGCGCTGATGCTCTCGGATGAGACTGCGATCGGAGAAAACCCGATTCTTGCCGTTAAAAATCTTGGGAAAATTGCCTTTGAAGCAGAACGAGAGTTTGACTTTAGTGAATACAAACTCAGGCTAAAAGAGGCGGACTCTGAGACGATTCCGGATGCTGT
This genomic window contains:
- the pyk gene encoding pyruvate kinase — its product is MCRVLNMSYEPGEDMEEILSSRSESYSYRKTKIIATLGPASRSPENLRELIISGVNVFRLNFSHGSHEEHLETLKRVRAVSSELGIPVAILQDLSGPKIRITEIQDDYAPVRDADEIFLKHAKGEKSSAGTLFIETLNPVEFLKLGEQVLLADGLLELRCVEILSDKVRCEVSKGGRIRSRVGIAFPDSDIDLPATTDKDYRDLAWGIQHDVDYVAISFVNTAEDIIQLREEITRQGGHSKLIAKIERKSALRNIEGILEACDGLMVARGDLGLELPLEKVPRVQKALIEKANYRGIPVIVATQMLHSMVTSIRPTRAEASDIATAVMSGADALMLSDETAIGENPILAVKNLGKIAFEAEREFDFSEYKLRLKEADSETIPDAVSYAASAAAIKVKASALVACTETGSSARLIAKYRPQQPLFGASSSERTIRRMCLYWGVRPVHFRPPESHERELETALEQVKAVGNFSDGERAVITSGLRVRTPGSTSLLQIRNFKANNS